One window from the genome of Anolis sagrei isolate rAnoSag1 chromosome 4, rAnoSag1.mat, whole genome shotgun sequence encodes:
- the LOC132773524 gene encoding proto-oncogene Mas-like, giving the protein MERFIVSTIVFLICLPGLVGNGIVIYLLGFHIKRNPFTTYILNLSIADFGLLTVVVAHNIFLILNLLGEISFMNYLHVLHDSIFLFTFLISQFLLTIISIDRCVCLFFPLWHRCHRPPRLSTIVCVIIWILGFLISSTNAILMVTIHFKGINTVHYFLNVVIFMPIMCVSTVAMFIKISSRPQQNKRVRLLRAILLTLIFFLLFTFPFNVINILVIFKKVQHHFFTYAYLCASLNSTINPMIYYLVGRDKKGKASKKINIVLEKLFREEEDYRREQENLS; this is encoded by the coding sequence ATGGAAAGGTTTATAGTATCCACCATTGTTTTTCTGATCTGCCTTCCTGGACTTGTAGGGAATGGAATAGTCATTTACCTTCTTGGCTTTCACATTAAGAGAAATCCTTTCACCACCTACATACTGAACCTCTCCATTGCTGACTTTGGACTGCTAACAGTGGTAGTTGCACACAATATTTTTTTGATTTTAAACTTGCTTGGTGAGATTTCCTTTATGAATTACCTACATGTTCTGCATgattccatctttctgttcacaTTCTTGATCAGCCAGTTCCTATTGACAATCATCAGCATTGATAGGTGTGTCTGCCTCTTTTTCCCACTTTGGCATCGATGCCATCGGCCACCACGTTTGTCCACTATTGTTTGTGTCATCATCTGGATCCTCGGCTTCTTGATATCTTCTACAAATGCCATACTCATGGTAACTATTCATTTTAAAGGGATAAACACTGTCCATTATTTCTTGAATGTTGTAATTTTCATGCCCATCATGTGTGTGTCCACTGTAGCCATGTTCATCAAAATCTCCTCAAGACCACAACAAAATAAGCGGGTGAGATTGTTAAGAGCTATTTTGTTGACACTTATCTTCTTCTTGCTCTTCACTTTTCCATTTAATGTTATTAATAttcttgtcatttttaaaaaagttcaacaTCATTTCTTTACATATGCCTACCTATGTGCCTCTCTAAACAGCACCATTAACCCCATGATCTATTATTTGGTGGGAAGAGATAAAAAAGGGAAAgccagcaaaaaaataaatatagtacTTGAGAAACTTTTCAGAGAGGAGGAAGACTATAGGAGAGAACAGGAAAACCTCAGCTGA